Proteins encoded in a region of the Chitinivibrio alkaliphilus ACht1 genome:
- a CDS encoding RNA methyltransferase gives METNFTVRTFDVDIPVEEYRALPRHNLYIILDNLRSAFNVGAIFRLADTMRVAELFLCGYTAYPPHTKLAKTSLGTIDYVPWRHFPTTMDAVAHCRAQDIHLWGAETTSHSHLYTEVRPPRKVALILGNEALGISEPVLKACDLLIEIPTFGYKNSLNVATACSVLGYTILEKMEVFTERNTP, from the coding sequence ATGGAAACAAACTTCACAGTTCGTACCTTTGATGTAGATATCCCCGTAGAAGAGTATCGTGCTCTGCCACGTCACAACCTCTATATAATCCTGGATAATCTCCGAAGTGCGTTCAATGTCGGTGCGATTTTTCGCTTAGCCGATACCATGCGAGTGGCAGAGCTTTTTCTTTGTGGCTACACCGCCTACCCCCCCCATACAAAACTTGCAAAAACCTCTCTGGGAACCATCGACTACGTACCATGGCGGCATTTTCCTACAACCATGGACGCTGTTGCCCATTGCCGCGCACAGGACATTCATCTCTGGGGAGCAGAAACAACCTCCCACTCCCACCTCTACACAGAGGTTCGCCCCCCTCGCAAGGTTGCCCTTATTCTTGGAAACGAGGCCCTCGGAATCAGCGAGCCCGTTTTAAAAGCGTGTGATTTGCTTATTGAAATACCAACATTTGGATATAAAAACTCCCTGAACGTTGCTACGGCATGCTCCGTTCTGGGATATACCATCCTTGAAAAAATGGAGGTCTTTACAGAAAGGAATACCCCATGA